The genome window TGACGGCCTCCCAGGACGGCGCCACCACCAGTGCCGCGCCGAAGTCCGACGACTCCACCGCCCGCACGCTGGCCGTGGTCGGCATCGTGGTCGGCGCGCTCGGCGCCGCCCTCGGCGTGCTGGGCCTGCGCCGCAAGGGCGCCGGCAGCGCCTCCTGATCCACCGTCCGCCGGGACCGCCGCCATGTGGCGGCGGTCCCGGCGGGCCCCTCCCGCGAACCGAAGGACCCGCCATGCCTCCCCTGCCGACCACAAACCGCCGCCGGATCGCCGGGGCCGCCGCCCTCGCGCTGGCCGCCGCGCTCTCGCTGACCGCCTGCGGCTCCGGTTCGGGCTCGAACTCCAACTCGGCCGCCGCCATCGTCTCCAAGGAGGCGAGCAACTCGCCCTACCAGGGCACCGTGCTGAGCAAGCACTTCGACAAGCCCGACCTGACCCTGAGCGACACCAGCGGCCAGCCGTTCGACCTGCGCCAGCGGACCGCCGGCAAGACCACGCTGCTCTTCTTCGGCTACACCAGCTGCCCGGACGTCTGCCCGACCACCATGGGCGACATCGGCGTGGCGATGCAGAAGCTGACCCCCGAGGAGCGCGCGAAGATCGACGTGGTCTTCGTCTCCACCGACCCGCAGGTGGACACCCCGAAGGTGCTGCGCACCTGGCTGGACTCCTTCGACAAGGACTTCATCGGGATGACCGGCGACCTGACCCAGGTGAAGGCGGCCGCCCGGTCGCTCGGCATCCTGGTCGAGGACCCGGTGGTGAACAAGGACGGCACCGTCACCTCCTCGCACGGCGCCCAGGTGCTGGCCTTCCTCCCCTCCGACGACAAGGCCCACGTGCTCTACCTGAGCAACACCAGCCAGGACGTCTTCGCCCACGACCTGCCGCTGCTCGCCAAGGGGGTGCCCGCCTGATGGCCGCCCGCTTCAACCGAGTGGCGCTGACCGGCGCGGGCCTGGCGGCCGTGCTGACCGCCGGCGCGATAGCCGTGGCCGAGGGAGGCTCGGCGCAGACCCCGGCCGGGGTGCGGCTGACCGTCGCCGACCCGTACATCCCGATGCCGGCCGGGGACGCCATGGCGGCCGGCTACCTGACGGTGCGCAACACCGGCTCCACCGCCGACACCCTGGTCCGGGTGTCCAGCCCGGGCGCCGGATCGATCACCATGCACCGGTCCACCGACACCAGCATGGAGGAGGTGGACAGCATGGCGGTGCCGGCCCACGGCACGCTCCAGCTGGCCCGCGGCGGCGCGCACCTGATGATCATGGGCTGGCAGAAGCAGCCGGCCGTCGGCGACCAGCTCGAACTCGACCTCACCTTCGCGAAGGGCGGCACCATCGCCGTCCAGGTTCCGGTCAAACCGCTCACCTACCGTCCCGGGAGCTGACCCACCGATGCGCAAAGCCCTTGCCTGGTTCACCACCCTGACGGCCGCGCTGCTGCTGGTGCTCGGCACGGCCGGCGCCGCCAGCGCGCACGCCGCGCTGCTGCAGACCGACCCCGCGCAGAACTCGGTGGTCGCCACCGAGCCGACCGCGGTCACGCTCACCTTCAGCGAGAACGTGACGCTCTCCGACGACGCGGTGCGGGTGCTCGACCCGGCCGGCAAGCAGGTGGACACCGGGAGTCCCGGCCACGCGGACGGCAAGGGCGACACCGCGACCGTCGGGCTGCGGCCCGGGCTGGCGAACGGCACCTACACGGTGGCCTGGCGGGCGGTCTCGGAGGACACCCACGTGGTCGGCGGGGCCTTCACCTTCTCGATCGGCGCGCCCTCCGACACCAGCGTCAACCCGGCGGCGGTGCAGGGCGAGAACGCCGACCAGACGGTGGCCGCGCTCTACGGCATCGGGCGGGCGGTCGCCTACGGGGCCTTCGCGGTGCTGGTCGGGGTGGCCGCGTTCGTGCTGCTCTGCTGGCCGCGCGGGGCCTCGGTGCGGCCGGTGCAACGGCTGCTGATGGGCGGTTGGGTGGCACTGCTGGCGGCCACCGTGGCGGTGCTGCTGCTGCGCGGGCCGTACGAGCAGGGGACCGGGCTGGGACAGGTGCTGAACCTGACGCTGGTCCGCGGCACGCTGAACGAACGGCTGGGCACCGCGCTGGCGGCCCGGCTGCTGCTGCTCGCGGCGGGCGGGGTGTTCCTCTCGCTGCTGGTCGGCCAGCTCGGGGCGACCGAGCCGGAAGAAGAGGACACTGACGGGGCGTCAGCACGGCCCGCGGCAGCCGGTGCCGACCCGGACGACCCCGAGGAGCGGGAGCTGCGGGAGCTGGAGCGGCGGGCCGCCGAGCGGCCGCAGCGCGAGGCCCGGCTCGCGCTCGGGGTCGGCGGGCTGCTGCTGGCGCTCGGGCTGGCCGCCACCTGGTCGGCGGCGGACCACGCGGCGGTCGGCATCCAGGTCGGGGTGGCGCTGCCGTTCGACCTGCTGCACCTGATCGCGATGGCCTGCTGGCTGGGCGGCCTGGTGACGCTGCTGGTCGGGCTGCGGCACGGGGCCGGGGCGGCGGTGGCGGCGCGGTTCTCCACGGTGGCGCTGGTCTCGGTCGGGGTCCTGGTGGTCACCGGGGTCTACCAGGCCTGGCGGGGCGTCGGCTCGTGGTCGGCGCTGACCGGCACGGAGTACGGGCAGTTGGTGCTGGTCAAGGTCGCGCTGGTGCTGGGGATGCTGGGGACGGCCTGGTTCTCCCGGCGCTGGACCGGGCGGCTGCGGACGGCGGGCACCGCGGACACGGCTGTCGACGGGGCCGACGTCCCGGTCGAGGTGCCGGCCGCCGCGGCGGCCGAAGGCAGCGGCGGGGCCGGGGACAGCGCAGGGGCCGACGCCGATCCCGAGCGCCGGGCCCAGCTGGACCGGCAGCGGGCCGCGCTGGCCCGGGCGAAGCAGCGCCGGGCGCAGGACGGCACGCCGGTGCACGCCGGTCTGCGGCGCTCGGTGCTGATCGAGGCGGTGATCGCGATCGGCGTGCTGGCGGTGACCACGGTCCTGACCAACTCCCCGCCCGGGCGGGTGGCCGCGCAGGTGGCCCAGGCCGCGCCGGCCGCACCCTCGGCCGGCACGGGCAGCAGCACCGGGCGTCCGGTGGAGCTGAAGCTGCCCTACGACACCGGCGGCAAGGGCCCGGGCGCCAAGGGCACCGCCACGCTCACCGTGAACCCGGCGACCAGCGGCCCCAACCAGCTCACCCTGGTGGTGTCCGACGCCTCGGGCGCGCCGGTCGACGTGCCGGAGACCGACGTCTCGTTCACGCTGCCGGACCGCGACCTCGGCCCGCTCCCGGTGACCCTCACCAAGAGCGGCACCGGCACCTGGACCGGCACCGCCCAGCTGCCGATCGCGGGCGAGTGGGTGGCCGCCGTGGTGGTCCGCTCCGACGACATCGACCAGGACACCGAGACCAAGCAGCTGACGATCAAGTGACAGCCGCCCCGCCGCCGGCCCGGTCGGGTCGGCGGCGGGGCCGGTCGACCGGCGTTCACGCGCTGGAGAAGGAGACACGATGAAGTACGCCGGCTTCTCCCGCCGCACCCTGCTCGGCGGGGCCGGGGCGGGACTGGCCGCGGGGGCGGCGGCGGGGGCCTTCGGTCGCGCGGTGGCGGTGCCCGGGCAGCCGCACCAGGTGAGCCTGGGCGCGGCCCGGGTGGATTTCCACGGGCCGCACCAGGCGGGGATCGTCCAGCCGCCGCAGGCCCGGATCGAGCTGCTCGCCCTCGACCTGGCGCCGGGTGCCACCCGGCAGGCGGTGCAGGAGCTGTTCAAGCGCTGGACCAGGACGGCCGGCGACATGGCGCTCGGCGAGCCGGCCGACTCGCACGAGAACCAGATCGCGCTGGACGCCGGACCCAGCTCGCTCACCGTCACGGTCGGGCTCGGCGCGACGTTCTTCGACAAGCTCGGCCTGGCCGCGCACCGCCCGCCGCAGCTCGCCCCGCTGCCCGACTTCCCGCAGGACGCGATCGACCGCTCGCGCAGCGACGGCGACCTGCTGCTCCAGGTCTGCGCGGACGACGCGCTGGTGGCCTACCACGCGCTGCGGGTGCTCCAGCAGTTGGCGGCCGGCACCGCCGGCACCCGCTGGCAGATGTCCGGCTTCTCCCGCTCCCCCGGCGCCACCGCCCAGCCGCGCACCGGCCGCAACCTGATGGGCCAGGTCGACGGCACCAACAACCCCAAGCCGACCGACCCGGACTTCGCCGCCAAGGTCTTCGCCACCGGCCCCGACTGGCTGGCCGGCGGCAGCTACCTGGTGTTCCGCCGGATCCGGATGCTGCTGGACAACTGGGAGCAGCTGCCGACGGACCGTCAGGAGCGGATCGTCGGGCGCCGCAAGTCCGACGGCGCGCCGCTGTCCGGCGGCACCGAGACCACCCCGGTGGACCTGGGCAAGCAGGACCCGGACGGCTCGCTGGCCGTCCCGGCGGACGCGCACGTCCGGATCGCCGCGCCCGCCTCGAACGGCGGTGCGGCAATGCTGCGGCGCGGCTTCTCGTACTCCGACGGGGTGCGGCCGGACGGCGCCCCGGACGCCGGGCTGCTCTTCCTGGCGTTCCAGGCCGACCCGGCGCACGGTTTCGTGCCGGTGCAGCGCTCGCTCTCCCGGGGGGACGGGCTGACCACCTTCCTGCGGCACGAGGCGAGCGGGCTGTACGCGGTGCTGCCGGGCGTGCCGGACGGGGGCTACCTCGGCCAGGCGCTGCTGGAGTCCTGACCAGGTGACCACCGGTCGGGACGCGTCCACGGCGGGTGCCCGGAGTGGCTAAGGTGGCAGGTCTGGTACCTCCCCCGGCCTTCGGCCTGGGGGAGCCCCCGGCCGAAGGCCGGGGGCGGGTGCCCCCTCGGGAGACGCACGGAGGCGCGGACATGTCGGCAACCCGCTACACCTACCTCGGCCCGGCGGGCACCTTTACCGAGGCCGCGCTGCACACCCTGCCGGAGGCCGCCACGCGGGAGCTCGTCCCGCTCCCCTCGGTGCCGGCCGCGCTGGACGCGGTGCGGGCCGGCGAGGCGGCCGGCGCCTTCGTGGCGATCGAGAACTCGGTGGAGGGCGCGGTCACCGCGACCGCCGACGAGCTGGCCAACGGCGCGCCGCTGATGATCTACCGCGAGGTGCTGCTGCCGATCAGCTTCGCGCTGCTGGTCCGCCCGGGCACCGAGCTGACCGACGTGAAGCGGGTGACCAGCCACCCGGTGGCCCAGCCGCAGGTACGCGGCTGGCTGCGGGACAACCTGCCGGACGCGGTCTGGGAGGCGGCCGCCTCGAACGCCGACGGCGCCAGGCTGGTCCAGGAGGGGCAGGCGGACGGCGCCTTCGCGGGCGAGTTCGCGGCCGCGCTGTACGGGTTGGAGCCGCTGGCCACCGACATCCACGACGCGGCCGAGGCGACCACCCGTTTCGTGCTGGTCGGCCGGCCCGGCCGGGTCTCCTCGCCGACCGGGGCGGACAAGACCTCGATGGTGGTCTGGCTCGGCGACAACCACCCGGGCGCGCTGCTGGAACTGCTGCAGGAATTCGCGGTGCGCGGGGTCAACCTGATGCGGATCGAATCCCGGCCGACCGGGCACGGGCTCGGGAACTACTGCTTCTCGATCGACTGCGAGGGCCACCTCACCGAGCGGCGGGTCAGCGAGACGCTGATGGGCCTGCGCCGGATCTGCCCGCAGATCCGGTTCCTCGGCTCCTATCCGCGGGCCGACCGCCGCGAGCCGACGCCCCGCCAGCCCGGCACCTCGAACCAGGACTTCGACCGGGCCGCCGACTGGCTGGCCCGCTGCCTGGACGGGCGCGGCGAGGCCTGACCCCACCCGGTCCACCGACCGCCCCGGGCCCGGTTCCACCGCCCGGGGCGGTCGGCTGTCCACAGTCATCCACAGGTGTGCACGACCGCCGTGACCCACCGGTTATCCACAGCCCTGGGGATGAATCGACAAAACGGCTAAGCCACTCCCAGGTGCGGTCGGATCATCGGGAAGCGCCGCAGATCGGACTGATGCCATCAGAGTCACCCTTCTGCCGATAATTCACCCGGCCGAGTGGTCTATTTCCCTCCGCCGTGCAGGCTGATTCGGGTTTGAAACCTGTAAATCCCAGAATTGCCCTGAGACTTTCCCGACACGGCCGCAATCCACAGGGTCTGCGAACGGCCTGTGGAAAAAACACGACGGGCGACTCGTGGGGCCGCAGTTATCCACAGGTTATCCACAGCCGCCCTCCGCCCCGGTAGGCTGGCCCCGTGATTGACCTTCGCCTGCTTCGTGAGGACCCCGACCGAGTGCGCGCCTCGCAGCGCGCCCGTGGTGAGGACGTCGACCTCGTCGACTCCCTGCTCGCCGCCGACGAGCGCCGCCGCTCCTCGGGCAGTCGCTTCGACGAGCTGCGCAACGAGCAGAAGGGTCTCGGCAAGCAGGTCGCCCAGGCCAAGGGCGAGGAGAAGGCCGCCCTGCTGGCGCGCACCAAGGAGCTGGCCGCCGAGGTCAAGGCCGCCGACGCCGAGCAGAGCGAGGCGAAGGAGGAGGCCGAGCGGCTGCTGCGCGCGCTGGCCAACCTGCTCGACCCGGCCGCTCCGGTGGGCGGCGAGGAGGACTTCGTCACGCTGGAGGAGATCGGCACCCCGCGCGACTTCGCCGCCGAGGGCTTCGAGCCGCGCGACCACGTCGAGCTCGGCCAGCTGCTGGGCGCCATCGACATGGAGCGCGGCGCCAAGGTCGCCGGCTCCCGGTCGTACTACCTGACCGGCTCCGGCGCGCTGCTGGAGCTGGCGCTGGTGAACATGGCGATCGCCCAGGCCACCGCGCTCGGCTTCATCCCGATGATCACCCCGGCGCTGGTCCGCCCGGCCGCCATGGACGGCACCGGCTTCCTCGGCCAGGCCGCCGAGAACGTCTACCACCTGCCCGACGAGGACCGTTACCTGGTCGGCACCAGCGAGGTCCCGCTGGCCGCCTACCACATGGACGAGATCCTGGAGGCCGACCGCCTCCCGCTGCGCTACGCCGGCTTCTCCTCCTGCTTCCGCCGCGAGGCCGGGACCTACGGCAAGGACACCCGGGGCATCATCCGGGTGCACCAGTTCGAGAAGGTCGAGATGTTCGTCTACACCACCCCGGAGGAGGCGGAGGCCGAGCACCGCCGCCTGCTCCAGTGGGAGAAGGACTTCCTCAACGCCCTCGAACTGCCCTACCGGGTGATCGACGTCGCCTCCGGCGACCTCGGCGCCTCGGCCGCCCGCAAGTTCGACATCGAGGCCTGGATCCCGACCCAGGGCAAGTACCGCGAGGTCACCTCGACCTCCAACACCACCGAGTACCAGGCCCGGCGGCTCTCCATCCGGATGCGCGAGGACGGCAAGGTCCGCCCGCTGGCCACCCTCAACGGCACCCTGGCGGCCATCCCGCGGCTGATCGTGGCGATCCTGGAGAACCACCAGCAGGCCGACGGCACCGTGGTGCTGCCCGAGGCGCTGCGCCCCTACCTCGGCGGCCGGACCACGCTGGACCCGGTCAAGTGACCCCCGCGCTGCCGTTCCGGCTGATCGCCACCGATCTGGACGGCACGCTGCTCACCCCCGAGGACACCGTCTCGCAGCGCACCCGCGCTGCGCTGGCCACCGCCGTGGCGGCCGGCGCGGTGCACATCGTGGTCACCGGCCGGTCGGCCTCCTGGGCCCGGCCGGTGCTGGACCAGATCGGCTACCGGGGCCTGGCGGTCTGCAGCCAGGGCGCCCAGGTCTACGACGCGGGCGAGCACCGGCTGCTCACCTCGATGACCCTGGACCGCCGGCTGGCCGCGGTGGCACTGGAGAAGCTCACCGCCGAGCTCGGCCCGCTGGCCGTGGCGGCCGGTCAGGACGGCCTGGACGGCGCCGTGCTGGCCACCGCCGACTACCGGCTCTCCAACCCCGACCTGCCGGTGCAGCGGGTGGCCGGCACCGCCGAGCTGCTGGCCCTGCCGATCAGCAAGCTCTACGTGCAGCACCCCGAGCTGACGGACGACCAGCTGGTCAGCGCCGGGCAGCAGGTGCTGGGCCAGCTGGTCACCACCGTGCTGGCCGGGCCCGGGATAGTCGAACTGCTGCCGCTGGGCCTGTCCAAGGCGACCGGCCTGGCCGTCGCGGCCCGCCGGCTCGGGCTGACCGCGGCCGAGACCATCGCCTTCGGCGACATGCCCAACGACCTGCCGATGTTCCGCTGGGCCGGGTACGGCGTGGCGATGGCCAACGCCCACCCCGACCTGCTGGCCGTCGCCGACGAGGTGACCGCGAGCAACGCGGCGGACGGCGTGGCCGAGGTGCTGGAGCGGCTCTTCCGCTGACCGCGCGCCGCGCCTCCCCCGCGGCCCCCTGACGAACCGCACACGGCGGGCGACCGGATTCTTCCGGTCGCCCGCCGTGTCTTTTCTGATCAAATGTCCGTTTTACTGGCCATGATGAAGCGTCAGCAGCGGCCGTTCTCAGTGGTGTTCACGCGGTCACGGGGGCCCCACGGGCCCGTATGACAATCATGGAACACTTGCTAAGCTGCGCAACTGTTGCAACCTCAGTGCGTGCTCGACCGTCTAAACGGTGAGGGCGACACGTGCCTCACCCGGACCCGGGGTCCGGCTCCGCGTCACTGGGGCACCATGGTGCAACCGGCGCACCGCGGGCAGTCGCCGCGGCGACATCCGGCGGTGCCGGGCCGATCACAGAGGTGGGAAGCATGGCAGGACAGCGGGTACGCACACCCGAGGGTGGGGCCACCGGTCGGACCGGTCGTGGCTACCCGCCTGCCCAGCGGCAGGCGCCCCAGGAGTGGTCCGAGGCCGGGCCGGAGCAGGACGGCCGCGCCCGCGACGCGCACGCCCAGGACGGTCCCGCCAGGGGCGGCCGGGCGCAGCAGCGGCGCGCGGACAGCCGGCGCACGGCGCGCGCGCAGGCCCCGTCCACCCGCCCGTTCAGCGGCGTCGCGGTGCTGCTCTCGCTCGGCCTGCCGGCCGCCGGCGGGCTGGCGGACCAGCTGTTCGGCCTCGGCATCGGCGGTTGGGGCCTGCTCCTCTGCAGCGTGGCCGGCTTCGCCGGGGCGGCGGCGGTGTGCAGCCGGACCGGCTGGTGGTGGGTGCTGCCCGCGCCGCCGCCGATAGTGCTGGCCGTCACGGCCGCGACCGCCTACCTCGCCCACTCGGACGACTACAAGGGTGGCAAGAAGCTCGCCGCCGGCGCCGCCAAGTGGGCCATCCAGGGGTTCCCGGTGATGCTGTACGCCATGGGCGCGGCGCTGCTGGTCATCCTGGTGCGCACTGTCCGAGATCGAAGGAGTCCCCGTGGCTGAGCAGAACGGCCCCCGGGCCACCGGTCGGCGCAAGTCCGCGCCCGCGCGCCGTCCCAAGCCGCTCGTGATGGCCGGCCGCACGGTCGCCTGCGCGACCTCGCTCGCGGTGCTCGGCACCTGCGGTTTCAGCTGGTACGCCTACACCTCGCTGACCGACGGCCTGACCACCTCCAGCGCGCTGGACGACATCAAGAAGGCCGCCCCGCCGCACCTGGACAACTCGGTCAACCTGCTGCTGATCGGCCTGGACAGCCGCAAGGACATGAACGGCAACGACCTGCCGGGCCAGTTCGTCCAGGACGAGCTGCACGCGGGCTCCAGCAGCGACGTCGGCGGCTACAACACCAACACCCTGATGGTGATGCACATCCCGGCCAACGGCGGCCAGGTCACCGCGATCTCCATCCCGCGCGACGACTACGTGCAGACGCTGAACGCCGACGGCCGGATGCACAAGATCAAGGAGGCCTACGGCATCGCCAAGTCGATGTACGAGGCCAAGAACAGCGGCAAGGGCCTCTCCAAGCCCGACATGGAGAAGCAGAGCCGGGACGCCGGGCGCAAGGCCACCCTGGCCACCGTGCAGAACTTCCTCGGGATCCCGATCGACCACTTCGCCGAGGTCAACCTCAAGGGCTTCTACGACATCGCGCAGGCGGTCGGCCCGATCCAGGTCTGCCTGAAGCGGGCCACCAAGGACCCGGCGATCGAGGGCCAGGGCTCCGGCGCCGACTTCCAGGCCGGGATCAACACGCTGAACGCGGCCCAGGCGCTCTCCTTCGTCCGCCAGCGCCACAACCTGGTCAACCCGAACGACCCCAGCGACTTCGGCGACTTCGCCCGCACCCACCGCCAGCAGGCCTTCATCTCCTCGGTGATCAAGAAGCTGAAGGACCAGGGCGTCGTCGGCGACCTGGGCAAGATGCAGGACCTGTTCAACGTGGTGAAGCAGGACGTGGTGCTGGACGACCAGTGGAACGTGCTGGACTTCGCCCAGCAGGCGCCCAACCTGGCCGGCGGCCACGTCACCGCGATCACCCTGCCGATCGCCGGCTTCGAGACGGTGAACGTGGGCGGCACCAAGGAGGACGTCAACAAGGTCGACCCGGGCCAGGTCAAGAAGATCGTCCAGCAGCTGACCGGCCACGACACCCCGGCCGACAACGCGGTGGACGGCGGCGGCTCCGCCCCGGCGCCCAGCTCCGCGCCGTCCCAGGCCCCGGCCAGCCAGGCCCCGGCCGCCCCGAACGCCCAGGCCACCGGCACCGTGGACGTCACCAACACCTCGACGGTCACCGGGGCCGCCGCCACCGAGTCCAAGGCGCTGGCCGGGATGGGCTTCACCCCGGGCAAGGTCGGCCAGGGCACCCACCAGGCGAAGACCACCGTGCTGTACGGCACCGGCGAGAAGGACGCGGCCGCGCTGGTCGCCGCCCGGTACAACGTGACCGCGGCGCCGAGCGGCAGCGTCAAGGCCGGGCACATCGAGGTGGTGCTGGGCGGCGACTACACCCCGTCGGGCGGCTCCGGCGGCGGGGCGGCCGCGCCGGCCGCCGGCGGGGCGACGGCCCCCGCGGCGCCCGCGGCGGACCCGAACAGCGTGCAACAGGTCGGGCCGCCGGTGCAGATGGGCGGCATCGCCTGCGTGGACTGATCCACACCGGCGGGCGGGGCGGGGGTCGCACTTCGGTGCGGCCCCCGTCGGCGTTCTCCCGCTGCTTCTCGCTGCTTCTCGTACGGCGGGTCGGTTGTAGGATGACCGGGCAAGCGGTTGTAGGATGACCGGACAGGTGGCGGACGAGCGAGCGTTGAGCGGAGGTGGCGGGATGACCAGCCCTCAGACGAGCGGCACGAGCGGCACGGGCGGCACCGCCAACCTGCACGCCGCCGGACGCCGCTCGCTGGTGGACGCCGCGATCGACCAACTGCGCGAGCGGCTGGCCGCCGGCGACTGGCCGGTGGGCGAGCGGATCCCCACCGAGCACGAGCTGGCCGAGCAGCTGCGGGTCGGCCGCAACACGGTGCGCGAGGCGATCCGGGTGCTGGTGCACGCCGGCATGCTGGTCACCCGGCAGGGCGAGGGCACCTTCGTGCGCAGCACCAGCGACCCGGCCGCCGTGCTGCGCGGGGTGCAGCGCTCCGGCGTCCGCGACGTGCTGGAGGTGCGGGCCGCGCTGGAGGCCGAGGCGGCCCGGCTGGCCGCCGTCCGGCACACCCCCGAGGACCTGGCACGGATGCGCGCCGCGCTGGCCCGCGAGGCCGAGGTGATCGCCGCCCACCCCGAGCGGGTCGGGCGCGAGGCCACCGTCGAGCACGACCTGGAGTTCCACACCGCCGTCGTCGAGGCCGCGCACAACCCGGCGCTGACCGAGGTCTACCGCTACTTCGGCGCCTCGGTGCGGGAGGCCATGCGCACCGCCTTCGGCGACCACGAGATGCCCGAGGTGGTCGTCGCCACCCACCAGGCCCTGGTCGACGCGATCGCCTCCGGCGATCCCGAGCTGGCCGAGGCCGCGTGTCGCGCGTTGCTGGCCGAGCCGACCGCCGCCGTCGAGCAGTTGCTCGCGGAGTTCGCCGCCCGCAAGTAGTGCCGGGCGCGGTCCTGCTCCGCCCTTCCTCTTCTCCTCTTCTCCTCCCCCTTTCTCCCGGCTGCTCCCGGTTCCCGGGCCGCACCGGTCACTCCTGCTCAGAAAGCCGCACCACCATGTCCGTCACCCGAACCCAGCAGGCGCTGGGTGTTCCGGTCGCCCCGGTCCGTAGCAAGCTCGCCCACCCCGCCCTGCTGCTCACCGGCATCGTGCTGGTCGCGCTGAACATGCGGGCCTGTCTGGCGGCCGTCTCCCCGATGGTCGGCGAGATCCAGCGGACCTTCGGACTGTCGTCCACGGTCAGCGGTCTGATCACCACCGTCCCGGTGCTCTTCCAGGGCCTCGGCGCGCCGCTCACCCCGCGGCTGACCCGGCGGTTCGGCGCCGAGCGGGTGGTGCTGGGCGCGGTGCTGGTGCTGGGCGCCGGGGTGCTGCTGCGGGTGCTGCCCTCGGTGGCCGCGCTCTACCTGGGCTGCGTGGTGATCGGCGTCGCCATCGCGGTGCTGAACGTCTCGATGCCCGGGCTGGTGAAGCGCGAGTTCCCGGAGCGGGCGGCGGCGATGACCGGCGTCTACTCGACCACCATGCTGGTCGGCGCGACGCTGGCGGCCGGCAGCTCGGTGCCGCTGGAGCACGCGCTCGGCGGCGGCTGGCGGGCCTCGCTCGGCGCCTGGTCGCTGCTCGCCCTGGTGGCGGCGGTGGCCTGGCTGCCGCAGGTGCTGAGGGCCCGTCAGGAGCGCGGCGCACTGGCCGGCGGACCGGCCGGTGGTCTGACCGGCGGCGTGGTGCAGCCGGCGGCCAAGCCGATCGCCGGGATCTGGCGGATCCCGCTGGCCTGGCAGATCAGCCTCTTCATGGGCATCTCCTCGCTGATGGTCTACACCCTGGTCGCCTGGATGCCGACGATCCTGGCCGACCACGGGATGAGCCGGGACCAGTCCGGCCTGGTCTTCGCCTTCTCCAACCTGGTGCAGGTGGCCGGCGCCTTCCTGGTGCCGCTGCTGGCCGGGCGGATGACCCGGCAGCGCGGGCTCGCCGTGCTGATGGCCGTGCTGAACGGGGTGGGCATCGCCGGTCTGCTGATCGCACCGGTCTCGGGTGCCTGGGTTGCGGCGGCCGTGCTCGGCGTGGCGCAGGGCGGCTCGCTCGGGCTCGGCCTGGCGTTCATCGTGCTGCGCACCGACTCGGCGGCGGGCGCCGCGCAGCTCGGCGGCATGTCGCAGGCGGTCGGCTACCTGATCGCCGCCGTCGGGCCGGTGGGCGCGGGTGCACTGCACCAGCTGACGGGCGGGTGGAC of Kitasatospora viridis contains these proteins:
- a CDS encoding DUF6542 domain-containing protein; translated protein: MAGQRVRTPEGGATGRTGRGYPPAQRQAPQEWSEAGPEQDGRARDAHAQDGPARGGRAQQRRADSRRTARAQAPSTRPFSGVAVLLSLGLPAAGGLADQLFGLGIGGWGLLLCSVAGFAGAAAVCSRTGWWWVLPAPPPIVLAVTAATAYLAHSDDYKGGKKLAAGAAKWAIQGFPVMLYAMGAALLVILVRTVRDRRSPRG
- a CDS encoding LCP family protein, whose product is MAEQNGPRATGRRKSAPARRPKPLVMAGRTVACATSLAVLGTCGFSWYAYTSLTDGLTTSSALDDIKKAAPPHLDNSVNLLLIGLDSRKDMNGNDLPGQFVQDELHAGSSSDVGGYNTNTLMVMHIPANGGQVTAISIPRDDYVQTLNADGRMHKIKEAYGIAKSMYEAKNSGKGLSKPDMEKQSRDAGRKATLATVQNFLGIPIDHFAEVNLKGFYDIAQAVGPIQVCLKRATKDPAIEGQGSGADFQAGINTLNAAQALSFVRQRHNLVNPNDPSDFGDFARTHRQQAFISSVIKKLKDQGVVGDLGKMQDLFNVVKQDVVLDDQWNVLDFAQQAPNLAGGHVTAITLPIAGFETVNVGGTKEDVNKVDPGQVKKIVQQLTGHDTPADNAVDGGGSAPAPSSAPSQAPASQAPAAPNAQATGTVDVTNTSTVTGAAATESKALAGMGFTPGKVGQGTHQAKTTVLYGTGEKDAAALVAARYNVTAAPSGSVKAGHIEVVLGGDYTPSGGSGGGAAAPAAGGATAPAAPAADPNSVQQVGPPVQMGGIACVD
- a CDS encoding FadR/GntR family transcriptional regulator; the encoded protein is MTSPQTSGTSGTGGTANLHAAGRRSLVDAAIDQLRERLAAGDWPVGERIPTEHELAEQLRVGRNTVREAIRVLVHAGMLVTRQGEGTFVRSTSDPAAVLRGVQRSGVRDVLEVRAALEAEAARLAAVRHTPEDLARMRAALAREAEVIAAHPERVGREATVEHDLEFHTAVVEAAHNPALTEVYRYFGASVREAMRTAFGDHEMPEVVVATHQALVDAIASGDPELAEAACRALLAEPTAAVEQLLAEFAARK
- a CDS encoding CynX/NimT family MFS transporter is translated as MSVTRTQQALGVPVAPVRSKLAHPALLLTGIVLVALNMRACLAAVSPMVGEIQRTFGLSSTVSGLITTVPVLFQGLGAPLTPRLTRRFGAERVVLGAVLVLGAGVLLRVLPSVAALYLGCVVIGVAIAVLNVSMPGLVKREFPERAAAMTGVYSTTMLVGATLAAGSSVPLEHALGGGWRASLGAWSLLALVAAVAWLPQVLRARQERGALAGGPAGGLTGGVVQPAAKPIAGIWRIPLAWQISLFMGISSLMVYTLVAWMPTILADHGMSRDQSGLVFAFSNLVQVAGAFLVPLLAGRMTRQRGLAVLMAVLNGVGIAGLLIAPVSGAWVAAAVLGVAQGGSLGLGLAFIVLRTDSAAGAAQLGGMSQAVGYLIAAVGPVGAGALHQLTGGWTAVLVVLLVLAAVVAVAGWGAGRNRTL